The following are from one region of the Leptospira perdikensis genome:
- a CDS encoding LIC10362 family protein, with product MWLLILHLLALLTFVLLYSFRFRKLVPNPEQNILAQIQVATKDWKSTPYLVLLIAFSLFLLLPLTLGFAFYLQTDANVLVVILWIIWAYNWSKYTFWRE from the coding sequence ATGTGGTTACTCATCTTACATTTGCTCGCACTTTTAACCTTTGTCCTACTCTATAGCTTCCGATTCCGAAAATTAGTGCCAAATCCCGAACAAAATATCCTAGCGCAAATCCAAGTCGCCACAAAGGACTGGAAATCCACTCCTTATTTGGTTCTCTTGATTGCTTTTTCCCTTTTCCTCCTCCTTCCCCTAACTCTGGGATTTGCCTTCTACCTCCAGACCGATGCAAACGTTCTTGTGGTCATTCTTTGGATCATTTGGGCCTACAATTGGAGTAAATACACGTTCTGGAGAGAATAA
- a CDS encoding electron transfer flavoprotein subunit alpha/FixB family protein, which translates to MADVLVVGELKNGELKKISKELTSAARKIADSIGGKVHTVIITENVDAFAGDLKAVGADTVIGANLGEFSPEGYANGISAIIQEKKPAVVLLPHSAQGKEYSARVAIKANAGIVADAVALSVDGGKVVAKKPIYSGKAYANFKVTSDIQIFTVRANSQEVTPKDGAGAVEKSGAAAGEVRTKSLSKDLSGGNKVQLADASIIVSGGRGIKGPENWPIIQDLADTLGAALGASRATVDAGWISHSHQVGQTGKTVSPNCYIACGISGAIQHLAGMGSSKYIVAINKDGDAPIFKVATYGVVADLFEVVPALTSEFKKVLG; encoded by the coding sequence ATGGCTGATGTTTTAGTAGTTGGTGAATTAAAAAACGGCGAACTTAAAAAAATCTCAAAAGAACTCACTTCTGCAGCTCGCAAAATTGCGGACTCTATTGGTGGTAAAGTTCACACAGTAATCATTACTGAAAACGTGGATGCGTTTGCAGGTGATTTGAAAGCAGTTGGTGCTGATACAGTCATCGGCGCGAACCTTGGTGAATTTTCTCCTGAAGGATATGCAAATGGAATTTCTGCAATCATCCAAGAGAAAAAACCAGCAGTGGTTCTTCTACCACACTCCGCACAAGGAAAAGAATACTCTGCAAGAGTAGCGATCAAAGCAAATGCTGGTATCGTTGCTGATGCAGTGGCTCTTTCTGTTGACGGTGGTAAAGTAGTAGCAAAGAAACCGATTTACTCTGGAAAAGCGTATGCAAATTTCAAAGTAACTTCTGACATTCAAATCTTTACAGTGCGTGCAAACTCTCAAGAAGTCACTCCGAAAGACGGAGCGGGTGCTGTTGAAAAATCTGGCGCTGCAGCTGGTGAAGTAAGAACTAAGTCTCTTTCTAAAGATCTTTCTGGTGGAAACAAAGTGCAACTCGCTGATGCTTCTATCATTGTATCTGGCGGACGCGGAATCAAAGGACCAGAAAACTGGCCTATCATCCAAGACCTAGCAGACACACTCGGAGCAGCACTTGGTGCTTCCCGTGCGACTGTAGATGCAGGATGGATTTCCCACTCTCACCAAGTAGGACAAACAGGAAAAACTGTCTCCCCTAACTGTTACATTGCTTGCGGTATCTCCGGAGCCATCCAACACTTAGCGGGTATGGGATCTTCGAAATACATCGTTGCCATCAACAAAGATGGAGACGCTCCTATTTTCAAAGTAGCAACTTACGGTGTGGTTGCAGACCTTTTTGAAGTAGTGCCTGCACTTACTTCTGAGTTCAAAAAAGTATTGGGTTAA
- a CDS encoding outer membrane lipoprotein carrier protein LolA → MLWAEEGRDRLNAVIGKMNSLESFRASVTINGGLTGVVSFKSPNQLHVRFSDGRIISSNGRILWFYNPDSSIAGKQDLKGTSGGLGGLLSGYENVSVSGRTFRLTSNTKRYNEIILVVSDNDLPRVLKMKRSDEEITEVAFSGIATNIGLGTGLFNFQPPTSSQIVENPLNQKE, encoded by the coding sequence ATGCTTTGGGCAGAGGAAGGAAGAGATCGCCTGAATGCCGTCATTGGCAAAATGAATTCTCTCGAAAGTTTTCGCGCTTCTGTCACCATCAACGGTGGACTGACAGGTGTTGTTTCCTTCAAAAGCCCAAACCAACTCCATGTTCGTTTCAGCGACGGAAGGATCATCTCCTCCAACGGTAGAATCTTGTGGTTTTATAATCCAGATTCATCCATCGCGGGAAAACAGGATCTAAAAGGCACATCCGGAGGACTTGGTGGACTTTTATCCGGATACGAAAATGTGTCGGTTAGTGGGAGAACTTTTCGTCTAACTTCTAATACCAAACGTTATAATGAAATTATCTTGGTTGTTTCCGATAACGACCTACCTCGTGTACTCAAAATGAAACGTTCCGATGAAGAAATAACCGAAGTGGCCTTCTCTGGCATTGCTACGAATATTGGTCTTGGAACCGGACTATTCAATTTCCAACCTCCCACAAGCTCACAGATTGTTGAGAACCCTCTCAACCAAAAGGAGTGA
- a CDS encoding electron transfer flavoprotein subunit beta/FixA family protein — MKIVVLVKQVPDTETNIKVGDKSINEAGVKWIISPYDEFAIEEGIRIREKSGGEVIAVSLGPDRAVEALRTAYAMGVDRAVHVKVDDYVTFDSTYTSELLANLIKAENADVVIGGRQSIDTDSSQVVVQIAERLNVPHVAMALKLEFDGNKVTATREIEGGTEVVETTAPLAVTAQKGLNEPRYPSLKGIMSAKKKPVDVKKPEELGATGSKLEVVSLEPPPPRIAGRKLEAADAQGFASQLVKALREEAKVI; from the coding sequence ATGAAAATTGTTGTTCTAGTAAAGCAGGTTCCGGATACGGAAACCAATATCAAAGTCGGCGACAAATCGATCAACGAAGCTGGCGTAAAATGGATCATCTCTCCTTATGATGAATTTGCTATCGAAGAGGGAATTAGAATTCGTGAAAAAAGCGGTGGAGAAGTCATTGCAGTGTCCCTCGGCCCAGACCGCGCCGTAGAAGCACTTCGTACTGCCTACGCTATGGGTGTAGACAGAGCTGTTCATGTAAAAGTGGATGACTACGTAACTTTTGACTCTACATACACTTCCGAACTTCTTGCAAACCTCATCAAAGCTGAAAATGCAGATGTAGTGATTGGTGGTCGTCAATCCATCGATACTGACAGTTCACAAGTAGTTGTTCAAATTGCAGAGAGATTGAATGTTCCTCACGTAGCTATGGCCCTCAAACTTGAGTTTGACGGAAACAAAGTGACTGCAACTCGAGAAATCGAAGGTGGAACTGAAGTAGTAGAAACTACAGCTCCTTTAGCAGTTACAGCGCAAAAAGGTTTGAATGAACCAAGATACCCAAGTTTGAAAGGGATCATGTCTGCGAAGAAAAAACCGGTAGATGTTAAAAAACCGGAAGAACTCGGAGCAACTGGATCTAAACTCGAAGTTGTATCTCTCGAACCACCTCCTCCACGTATCGCTGGTCGAAAACTGGAAGCAGCAGATGCACAAGGTTTTGCATCTCAACTTGTAAAAGCTCTTCGCGAAGAAGCGAAGGTCATCTAA